A part of Apostichopus japonicus isolate 1M-3 chromosome 10, ASM3797524v1, whole genome shotgun sequence genomic DNA contains:
- the LOC139975076 gene encoding uncharacterized protein isoform X2 — MLLCQSPTNFGRQHGIDQRMTSAESNLVWAKGRGRGFRPTGPFSPSRRPGEKKDPAEINQAVHGDVGGDKNDCTTQAQDRSSGDQAKHLPEISKDHKYIAKFNYKANPNSPLGEAEVDLKQGEFLTVMEKHKVNPIWWKVKLENGKQGFVPAKYVQKVEEKITTLPWLANKEIDTKDEQPPTSVKAPPKPYVSAYSKEEKLKQYYCGICEKQLNGPQPYSAHMASKDHKLEVEVAEERERNDAR; from the exons ATGCTGCTGTGTCAATCACCAACCAATTTTGGTCGACAACACGGAATCGATCAAAG AATGACATCAGCTGAATCAAATCTTGTTTGGGCAAAGGGAAGAGGCAGAGGGTTTAGACCTACGGGTCCTTTCTCTCCGTCACGACGGCCAGGAGAGAAAAAAGACCCAGCTGAGATCAATCAAGCAGTTCATGGTGATGTTGGAGGTGACAAAAATGACTGTACAACTCAAGCTCAGGATCGTTCAAGTGGAGACCAGGCAAAACATCTGCCAGAAATCTCAAAAG aTCATAAATATATTGCCAAGTTTAATTACAAAGCTAATCCTAACAGTCCCCTGGGTGAGGCAGAGGTGGATCTAAAACAGGGAGAATTTTTAACTGTGATGGAGAAACACAAAGTCAATCCAATATGGTGGAAAGTCAAACTGGAAAATGGAAAGCAAGGATTTGTACCCGCCAAATATGTACAG AAAGTCGAAGAGAAGATTACTACCCTCCCCTGGCTGGCTAACAAAGAGATTGATACAAAAGATGAACAGCCACCAACaagtgtcaaag CTCCTCCGAAGCCGTACGTGTCAGCTTACAGCAAAGAAGAAAAGCTGAAGCAGTATTATTGTGGCATCTGTGAAAAGCAGCTGAATGGGCCCCAACCATACTCTGCCCACATGGCTAGTAAGGACCACAAATTAGAGGTGGAAGTAgcagaggagagagagagaaatgatGCCAGATAG
- the LOC139975076 gene encoding uncharacterized protein isoform X1 → MLLCQSPTNFGRQHGIDQSRMTSAESNLVWAKGRGRGFRPTGPFSPSRRPGEKKDPAEINQAVHGDVGGDKNDCTTQAQDRSSGDQAKHLPEISKDHKYIAKFNYKANPNSPLGEAEVDLKQGEFLTVMEKHKVNPIWWKVKLENGKQGFVPAKYVQKVEEKITTLPWLANKEIDTKDEQPPTSVKAPPKPYVSAYSKEEKLKQYYCGICEKQLNGPQPYSAHMASKDHKLEVEVAEERERNDAR, encoded by the exons ATGCTGCTGTGTCAATCACCAACCAATTTTGGTCGACAACACGGAATCGATCAAAG CAGAATGACATCAGCTGAATCAAATCTTGTTTGGGCAAAGGGAAGAGGCAGAGGGTTTAGACCTACGGGTCCTTTCTCTCCGTCACGACGGCCAGGAGAGAAAAAAGACCCAGCTGAGATCAATCAAGCAGTTCATGGTGATGTTGGAGGTGACAAAAATGACTGTACAACTCAAGCTCAGGATCGTTCAAGTGGAGACCAGGCAAAACATCTGCCAGAAATCTCAAAAG aTCATAAATATATTGCCAAGTTTAATTACAAAGCTAATCCTAACAGTCCCCTGGGTGAGGCAGAGGTGGATCTAAAACAGGGAGAATTTTTAACTGTGATGGAGAAACACAAAGTCAATCCAATATGGTGGAAAGTCAAACTGGAAAATGGAAAGCAAGGATTTGTACCCGCCAAATATGTACAG AAAGTCGAAGAGAAGATTACTACCCTCCCCTGGCTGGCTAACAAAGAGATTGATACAAAAGATGAACAGCCACCAACaagtgtcaaag CTCCTCCGAAGCCGTACGTGTCAGCTTACAGCAAAGAAGAAAAGCTGAAGCAGTATTATTGTGGCATCTGTGAAAAGCAGCTGAATGGGCCCCAACCATACTCTGCCCACATGGCTAGTAAGGACCACAAATTAGAGGTGGAAGTAgcagaggagagagagagaaatgatGCCAGATAG
- the LOC139975076 gene encoding uncharacterized protein isoform X4, protein MTSAESNLVWAKGRGRGFRPTGPFSPSRRPGEKKDPAEINQAVHGDVGGDKNDCTTQAQDRSSGDQAKHLPEISKDHKYIAKFNYKANPNSPLGEAEVDLKQGEFLTVMEKHKVNPIWWKVKLENGKQGFVPAKYVQKVEEKITTLPWLANKEIDTKDEQPPTSVKAPPKPYVSAYSKEEKLKQYYCGICEKQLNGPQPYSAHMASKDHKLEVEVAEERERNDAR, encoded by the exons ATGACATCAGCTGAATCAAATCTTGTTTGGGCAAAGGGAAGAGGCAGAGGGTTTAGACCTACGGGTCCTTTCTCTCCGTCACGACGGCCAGGAGAGAAAAAAGACCCAGCTGAGATCAATCAAGCAGTTCATGGTGATGTTGGAGGTGACAAAAATGACTGTACAACTCAAGCTCAGGATCGTTCAAGTGGAGACCAGGCAAAACATCTGCCAGAAATCTCAAAAG aTCATAAATATATTGCCAAGTTTAATTACAAAGCTAATCCTAACAGTCCCCTGGGTGAGGCAGAGGTGGATCTAAAACAGGGAGAATTTTTAACTGTGATGGAGAAACACAAAGTCAATCCAATATGGTGGAAAGTCAAACTGGAAAATGGAAAGCAAGGATTTGTACCCGCCAAATATGTACAG AAAGTCGAAGAGAAGATTACTACCCTCCCCTGGCTGGCTAACAAAGAGATTGATACAAAAGATGAACAGCCACCAACaagtgtcaaag CTCCTCCGAAGCCGTACGTGTCAGCTTACAGCAAAGAAGAAAAGCTGAAGCAGTATTATTGTGGCATCTGTGAAAAGCAGCTGAATGGGCCCCAACCATACTCTGCCCACATGGCTAGTAAGGACCACAAATTAGAGGTGGAAGTAgcagaggagagagagagaaatgatGCCAGATAG
- the LOC139975076 gene encoding uncharacterized protein isoform X3, producing the protein MTLHSHCILAARMTSAESNLVWAKGRGRGFRPTGPFSPSRRPGEKKDPAEINQAVHGDVGGDKNDCTTQAQDRSSGDQAKHLPEISKDHKYIAKFNYKANPNSPLGEAEVDLKQGEFLTVMEKHKVNPIWWKVKLENGKQGFVPAKYVQKVEEKITTLPWLANKEIDTKDEQPPTSVKAPPKPYVSAYSKEEKLKQYYCGICEKQLNGPQPYSAHMASKDHKLEVEVAEERERNDAR; encoded by the exons ATGACTCTACACTCGCACTGTATCCTAGCTGCTAG AATGACATCAGCTGAATCAAATCTTGTTTGGGCAAAGGGAAGAGGCAGAGGGTTTAGACCTACGGGTCCTTTCTCTCCGTCACGACGGCCAGGAGAGAAAAAAGACCCAGCTGAGATCAATCAAGCAGTTCATGGTGATGTTGGAGGTGACAAAAATGACTGTACAACTCAAGCTCAGGATCGTTCAAGTGGAGACCAGGCAAAACATCTGCCAGAAATCTCAAAAG aTCATAAATATATTGCCAAGTTTAATTACAAAGCTAATCCTAACAGTCCCCTGGGTGAGGCAGAGGTGGATCTAAAACAGGGAGAATTTTTAACTGTGATGGAGAAACACAAAGTCAATCCAATATGGTGGAAAGTCAAACTGGAAAATGGAAAGCAAGGATTTGTACCCGCCAAATATGTACAG AAAGTCGAAGAGAAGATTACTACCCTCCCCTGGCTGGCTAACAAAGAGATTGATACAAAAGATGAACAGCCACCAACaagtgtcaaag CTCCTCCGAAGCCGTACGTGTCAGCTTACAGCAAAGAAGAAAAGCTGAAGCAGTATTATTGTGGCATCTGTGAAAAGCAGCTGAATGGGCCCCAACCATACTCTGCCCACATGGCTAGTAAGGACCACAAATTAGAGGTGGAAGTAgcagaggagagagagagaaatgatGCCAGATAG